A genome region from Ptiloglossa arizonensis isolate GNS036 chromosome 4, iyPtiAriz1_principal, whole genome shotgun sequence includes the following:
- the Dctn1-p150 gene encoding dynactin subunit 1 isoform X3 has translation MSYKVGQRVEVPGKDCQGVIAYIGHPSFASGKWIGVILDEPKGKNNGTIKGQSYFKCAENHGMFVRQSQLILLDEAGNRAEPVSPSSAGSSATTPDEASVARARSRLNSTHRRNEPTAVRRKTSPAHVTRQQSDKLSGSRLSLAGSRTLLSAPSTESLSGSQHERKDGGESLIPAPTSTKRASFIETGFVETLKPQFVPGQVMAGSAAAANVIEEKLSHLQLQQENENLKSQVRDLTDKVETLRVKRLQDKERMKDFEKTKLQLEQLLEFKAKVMKSQASLQRDLQRARQDARDAQIAREQFQEEMADLAETVEMATLDKEMAEEKAETLQIELEQLKGKLEEQTLDLEILQTEMSERAAGGGSPTEASSYEIKQLEQQNNRLRETLVRMRDFSAHEKHEFQKLQKDLDQKKSEILELGRTKEKLSARVEEMEHQLADLQEQVDIALGAEEMVEVLGEKKMTLEEKIAELEEAVSDLEALQDMSDQLAESSKELELELREELDLALGAARDAYRHRDAALETLTDRELTIAKFRELTHQLQEQCLQLQQRVQSTETSKFKMGGAEQQLAEILDFQKTFAETRAQTKAVDLELRRLEAEEARNHVAYLLSFMPPAFLVRGGDHDAILTLLLIPRIIQKTEILISQVRDKYRSLDKIDRVAVVKGHSVAQYTFRSHLCSYMYALQTFLGCFESSLSVCTPEMLLKAGAAYPEMAAQEKSLDSLLELTKRDQLDENLPMDTIEKCCGYFCTMFSVLFGESINQARLVVNGTRMLDSSCNAITTCAAAIKTLIQGDGGDIGLLCQHAETTCEVIQQHLKSARRRVLTDHATALHSAKSNLGLDKDCSEQVFACYQHAVKIVKTFQTLLKSAVQAIITNGDLDTGLGTDKLKEMASIACEKVYDTEDIGPVATIKGSLMTIQQLAANLAQKMAECENELAISGHLSQQQEQNTDNESLMPIKLRAQAARKKAEEIKVLSRKLEARDSDILETRLALREKQNELCEMILRKDVVEKKLATQQHEHELNVEKLKRKLEEAQNQLKRKEKEFEETMDHLQTDIDSLENERGQLKEKLKSVGKKTILSGVDNMAGNATTASSTQSMDNKFLMQEITALKEALNNENQEKKKLMTDTLLKKLESLDPITVTSKSVDVKIQKLREKTNDLTRDIKHLMTFPTVPDLRRKRPLDLEGPTLEKAMPVYQLLQRQIIMRELKERVDHLVGEVREEIVKRTAGGMAEANFAVFPNREMAAAMQESKLFAAEVTIPHNGPEQVFSINVGTQELRKIHTLLCY, from the exons ATGTCGTATAAAGTCGGACAACGCGTCGAGGTTCCTGGCAAAGACTGTCAAGGAGTAATTGCTTACATAGGTCATCCAAGTTTTGCTTCGGGAAAATGGATTGGAGTTATACTCGATGAACCAAAAGGAAAGAACAATGGCACTATCAAGGGTCAATCATATTTTAAA TGTGCTGAAAATCATGGAATGTTTGTACGACAGTCACAGCTCATTTTATTGGATGAAGCAGGTAACAGAGCAGAACCTGTTAGTCCATCTTCAGCAGGCAGTAGTGCTACAACCCCAGATGAGGCCAGCGTTGCAAGGGCTAGAAGCCGTTTGAATAG TACACATCGAAGGAATGAACCCACTGC AGTACGGAGAAAAACATCTCCTGCGCATGTTACCCGGCAGCAATCTGACAAGCTTTCTGG CTCACGACTATCTTTGGCTGGTAGTAGAACACTTTTAAGTGCTCCAAGTACAGAAAGTTTATCTGGATCACAACATGAACGCAAAGATGGAGGGGAGTCACTTATACCAGCACCAACTTCTACAAAAAGAGCTTCATTTATTGAG ACAGGTTTTGTAGAGACTTTGAAACCTCAGTTTGTGCCTGGCCAAGTAATGGCAGGTTCTGCAGCAGCTGCAAATGTAATAGAAGAAAAACTGTCACATTTGCAACTTCAACaagagaatgaaaatttaaaatctCAG GTTCGTGATCTTACtgacaaagtagaaactttgcgCGTGAAGAGACTACAAGATAAGGAACGAATGAAAGACTTTGAAAAAACGAAGCTTCAACTCGAACAACTCCTGGAATTCAAAGCGAAAGTTATGAAGAGTCAA GCTAGTCTTCAAAGAGATCTTCAACGAGCACGTCAAGACGCAAGGGATGCACAAATAGCCCGAGAACAGTTTCAAGAAGAAATGGCAGATCTTGCAGAAACTGTAGAAATGGCTACATTAGATAAAGAGATGGCTGAAGAGAAAGCTGAAACATTACAAATTGAATTAGAACAACTCAAAGGAAAATTAGAAGAACAAACATTAGATTTAGAAATATTACAGACAGAAATGTCTGAAAGG GCTGCTGGAGGGGGCTCGCCTACTGAAGCTTCAAGTTACGAGATAAAACAATTAGAACAACAAAACAATCGATTACGAGAAACTCTCGTTAGGATGCGAGATTTTTCCGCCCATGAGAAACATGAATTTCAAAAACTTCAGAAGGATTTAGACCAAAAGAAGTCAGAAATATTAGAGTTAGGACGAACTAAAGAGAAATTGTCAGCACGAGTAGAAGAAATGGAACACCAACTAGCAGACTTGCAAGAACAA GTCGATATCGCATTAGGtgctgaagaaatggttgaagtaCTTGGTGAAAAAAAGATGACGTTAGAAGAGAAGATCGCGGAACTGGAAGAAGCTGTATCAGATTTGGAAGCTTTACAG GATATGTCTGATCAACTTGCTGAATCATCAAAGGAATTAGAATTAGAATTGCGTGAAGAATTAGACCTAGCTCTAGGAGCAGCTCGTGATGCTTATCGACATCGGGACGCAGCTTTGGAAACATTGACAGATCGTGAACTTACAATTGCTAAATTTCGCGAGCTCACTCATCAGTTGCAAGAACAGTGTTTGCAATTACAGCAACGTGTACAATCAACAGAAACTTCTAAATTTAAAATGGGAGGTGCGGAACAACAATTAGCAGAAATTTTAGACTTCCAAAAGACTTTCGCTGAAACGCGTGCACAAACAAAAGCAGTTGATCTTGAGTTACGGCGTTTAGAAGCTGAAGAAGCCCGAAATCATGTAGCCTATTTACTATCCTTTATGCCTCCCGCATTTTTAGTTCGTGGTGGAGATCACGATGCTATTTTGACGCTTCTCCTAATACCAAGAATAATACAGAAGACAGAAATACTTATATCGCAAGTACGAGATAAGTATAGATCATTGGACAAGATCGACAGAGTAGCTGTAGTAAAAGGTCATTCAGTAGCACAGTATACCTTCAGATCACATCTCTGTTCATACATGTATGCATTGCAAACGTTTCTTGGTTGTTTCGAATCATCCTTAAGCGTCTGTACTCCTGAAATGTTACTTAAAGCTGGAGCAGCTTATCCGGAAATGGCTGCGCAGGAAAAATCTTTGGATTCTTTATTAGAGTTGACCAAAAGAGACCAATTGGATGAAAATCTGCCAATGGATACTATTGAAAAATGTTGTGGATACTTTTGTACCATGTTTTCCGTATTGTTTGGAGAATCTATCAACCAAGCTCGCTTGGTAGTTAATGGTACAAGAATGTTGGATAGTTCTTGTAACGCTATTACAACTTGTGCTGCAGCGATTAAAACGTTAATTCAGGGAGATGGTGGTGACATAGGTCTTCTTTGTCAACATGCGGAAACAACATGTGAAGTGATACAACAGCACTTAAAATCAGCTAGAAGACGAGTACTGACCGACCATGCTACTGCATTACATTCGGCGAAATCTAATTTAGGGTTGGATAAGGATTGCAGCGAACAAGTGTTTGCATGTTATCAGCATGCAGTAAAGATTGTAAAAACATTCCAAACACTGTTGAAGAGTGCTGTACAAGCAATTATAACGAATGGTGATTTAGATACTGGGCTCGGTACagataaattaaaagaaatggcTTCTATAGCGTGTGAAAAGGTTTATGATACTGAAGATATAGGACCTGTAGCCACAATTAAGGGAAGCTTGATGACTATTCAACAGTTAGCAGCCAATTTAGCACAAAAAATGGCTGAATGTGAGAATGAATTGGCGATAAGTGGACACTTGTCGCAACAACAGGAACAAAACACAGATAATGAATCCTTAATGCCTATTAAGCTAAGAGCACAAGCAGCAAGAAAGAAAGCTGAAGAAATCAAGGTTCTTAGTAGAAAATTGGAAGCTAGAGATAGCGATATACTTGAAACAAGATTAGCTCTTagagaaaaacaaaatgaaTTGTGTGAAATGATCTTACGAAAGGATGTCGTAGAAAAGAAGCTTGCAACACAGCAACACGAGCATGAATTAAATGTAGAAAAGTTGAAGAGAAAATTGGAAGAAGCTCAAAATCAactaaaacgaaaagaaaaagaatttgaaGAGACGATGGACCATCTTCAAACAGATATTGACAGTTTGGAAAATGAGAGGGGTCaactgaaagaaaaattaaaatctgtTGGAAAGAAGACGATATTGTCTGGCGTAGATAATATGGCTGGAAACGCTACAACAGCATCGAGTACTCAGTCGATGGATAATAAATTCTTAATGCAAGAAATAACTGCCCTCAAGGAAGCTTTGAACAATGAAAATCaagagaagaagaaattaaTGACTGATACATTGCTTAAAAAATTAGAAAGTTTGGATCCAATAACAGTTACATCTAAATCAGTTgatgtaaaaatacaaaaactgaGAGAGAAGACTAATGATCTTACCAGA GATATCAAACACCTTATGACATTCCCCACTGTTCCTGATTTAAGACGTAAGAGACCATTAGATTTGGAAGGGCCAACACTAGAAAAAGCAATGCCAGTTTATCAACTGCTACAACGTCAGATAATTATGAGAGAATTAAAAGAACGAGTTGATCATTTAGTG GGTGAAGTTCGCGAGGAAATTGTAAAGAGAACGGCAGGAGGAATGGCTGAAGCCAATTTCGCAGTATTTCCAAATCGTGAAATGGCAGCTGCGATGCAGGAAAGTAAATTGTTTGCCGCGGAAGTTACAATTCCTCATAATGGTCCGGAGCAAGTTTTCTCTATTAATGTAGGAACGCAGGAACTTCGGAAAATTCACACTTTACTGTGTTATTAA
- the Dctn1-p150 gene encoding dynactin subunit 1 isoform X4, producing MSYKVGQRVEVPGKDCQGVIAYIGHPSFASGKWIGVILDEPKGKNNGTIKGQSYFKCAENHGMFVRQSQLILLDEAGNRAEPVSPSSAGSSATTPDEASVARARSRLNSSRLSLAGSRTLLSAPSTESLSGSQHERKDGGESLIPAPTSTKRASFIEKSPSTSSPPGKKPKAQDDHNNTGFVETLKPQFVPGQVMAGSAAAANVIEEKLSHLQLQQENENLKSQVRDLTDKVETLRVKRLQDKERMKDFEKTKLQLEQLLEFKAKVMKSQASLQRDLQRARQDARDAQIAREQFQEEMADLAETVEMATLDKEMAEEKAETLQIELEQLKGKLEEQTLDLEILQTEMSERAAGGGSPTEASSYEIKQLEQQNNRLRETLVRMRDFSAHEKHEFQKLQKDLDQKKSEILELGRTKEKLSARVEEMEHQLADLQEQVDIALGAEEMVEVLGEKKMTLEEKIAELEEAVSDLEALQDMSDQLAESSKELELELREELDLALGAARDAYRHRDAALETLTDRELTIAKFRELTHQLQEQCLQLQQRVQSTETSKFKMGGAEQQLAEILDFQKTFAETRAQTKAVDLELRRLEAEEARNHVAYLLSFMPPAFLVRGGDHDAILTLLLIPRIIQKTEILISQVRDKYRSLDKIDRVAVVKGHSVAQYTFRSHLCSYMYALQTFLGCFESSLSVCTPEMLLKAGAAYPEMAAQEKSLDSLLELTKRDQLDENLPMDTIEKCCGYFCTMFSVLFGESINQARLVVNGTRMLDSSCNAITTCAAAIKTLIQGDGGDIGLLCQHAETTCEVIQQHLKSARRRVLTDHATALHSAKSNLGLDKDCSEQVFACYQHAVKIVKTFQTLLKSAVQAIITNGDLDTGLGTDKLKEMASIACEKVYDTEDIGPVATIKGSLMTIQQLAANLAQKMAECENELAISGHLSQQQEQNTDNESLMPIKLRAQAARKKAEEIKVLSRKLEARDSDILETRLALREKQNELCEMILRKDVVEKKLATQQHEHELNVEKLKRKLEEAQNQLKRKEKEFEETMDHLQTDIDSLENERGQLKEKLKSVGKKTILSGVDNMAGNATTASSTQSMDNKFLMQEITALKEALNNENQEKKKLMTDTLLKKLESLDPITVTSKSVDVKIQKLREKTNDLTRDIKHLMTFPTVPDLRRKRPLDLEGPTLEKAMPVYQLLQRQIIMRELKERVDHLVGEVREEIVKRTAGGMAEANFAVFPNREMAAAMQESKLFAAEVTIPHNGPEQVFSINVGTQELRKIHTLLCY from the exons ATGTCGTATAAAGTCGGACAACGCGTCGAGGTTCCTGGCAAAGACTGTCAAGGAGTAATTGCTTACATAGGTCATCCAAGTTTTGCTTCGGGAAAATGGATTGGAGTTATACTCGATGAACCAAAAGGAAAGAACAATGGCACTATCAAGGGTCAATCATATTTTAAA TGTGCTGAAAATCATGGAATGTTTGTACGACAGTCACAGCTCATTTTATTGGATGAAGCAGGTAACAGAGCAGAACCTGTTAGTCCATCTTCAGCAGGCAGTAGTGCTACAACCCCAGATGAGGCCAGCGTTGCAAGGGCTAGAAGCCGTTTGAATAG CTCACGACTATCTTTGGCTGGTAGTAGAACACTTTTAAGTGCTCCAAGTACAGAAAGTTTATCTGGATCACAACATGAACGCAAAGATGGAGGGGAGTCACTTATACCAGCACCAACTTCTACAAAAAGAGCTTCATTTATTGAG AAGTCCCCTAGCACGAGCTCGCCTCCCGGCAAAAAGCCAAAGGCCCAAGATGATCACAATAAT ACAGGTTTTGTAGAGACTTTGAAACCTCAGTTTGTGCCTGGCCAAGTAATGGCAGGTTCTGCAGCAGCTGCAAATGTAATAGAAGAAAAACTGTCACATTTGCAACTTCAACaagagaatgaaaatttaaaatctCAG GTTCGTGATCTTACtgacaaagtagaaactttgcgCGTGAAGAGACTACAAGATAAGGAACGAATGAAAGACTTTGAAAAAACGAAGCTTCAACTCGAACAACTCCTGGAATTCAAAGCGAAAGTTATGAAGAGTCAA GCTAGTCTTCAAAGAGATCTTCAACGAGCACGTCAAGACGCAAGGGATGCACAAATAGCCCGAGAACAGTTTCAAGAAGAAATGGCAGATCTTGCAGAAACTGTAGAAATGGCTACATTAGATAAAGAGATGGCTGAAGAGAAAGCTGAAACATTACAAATTGAATTAGAACAACTCAAAGGAAAATTAGAAGAACAAACATTAGATTTAGAAATATTACAGACAGAAATGTCTGAAAGG GCTGCTGGAGGGGGCTCGCCTACTGAAGCTTCAAGTTACGAGATAAAACAATTAGAACAACAAAACAATCGATTACGAGAAACTCTCGTTAGGATGCGAGATTTTTCCGCCCATGAGAAACATGAATTTCAAAAACTTCAGAAGGATTTAGACCAAAAGAAGTCAGAAATATTAGAGTTAGGACGAACTAAAGAGAAATTGTCAGCACGAGTAGAAGAAATGGAACACCAACTAGCAGACTTGCAAGAACAA GTCGATATCGCATTAGGtgctgaagaaatggttgaagtaCTTGGTGAAAAAAAGATGACGTTAGAAGAGAAGATCGCGGAACTGGAAGAAGCTGTATCAGATTTGGAAGCTTTACAG GATATGTCTGATCAACTTGCTGAATCATCAAAGGAATTAGAATTAGAATTGCGTGAAGAATTAGACCTAGCTCTAGGAGCAGCTCGTGATGCTTATCGACATCGGGACGCAGCTTTGGAAACATTGACAGATCGTGAACTTACAATTGCTAAATTTCGCGAGCTCACTCATCAGTTGCAAGAACAGTGTTTGCAATTACAGCAACGTGTACAATCAACAGAAACTTCTAAATTTAAAATGGGAGGTGCGGAACAACAATTAGCAGAAATTTTAGACTTCCAAAAGACTTTCGCTGAAACGCGTGCACAAACAAAAGCAGTTGATCTTGAGTTACGGCGTTTAGAAGCTGAAGAAGCCCGAAATCATGTAGCCTATTTACTATCCTTTATGCCTCCCGCATTTTTAGTTCGTGGTGGAGATCACGATGCTATTTTGACGCTTCTCCTAATACCAAGAATAATACAGAAGACAGAAATACTTATATCGCAAGTACGAGATAAGTATAGATCATTGGACAAGATCGACAGAGTAGCTGTAGTAAAAGGTCATTCAGTAGCACAGTATACCTTCAGATCACATCTCTGTTCATACATGTATGCATTGCAAACGTTTCTTGGTTGTTTCGAATCATCCTTAAGCGTCTGTACTCCTGAAATGTTACTTAAAGCTGGAGCAGCTTATCCGGAAATGGCTGCGCAGGAAAAATCTTTGGATTCTTTATTAGAGTTGACCAAAAGAGACCAATTGGATGAAAATCTGCCAATGGATACTATTGAAAAATGTTGTGGATACTTTTGTACCATGTTTTCCGTATTGTTTGGAGAATCTATCAACCAAGCTCGCTTGGTAGTTAATGGTACAAGAATGTTGGATAGTTCTTGTAACGCTATTACAACTTGTGCTGCAGCGATTAAAACGTTAATTCAGGGAGATGGTGGTGACATAGGTCTTCTTTGTCAACATGCGGAAACAACATGTGAAGTGATACAACAGCACTTAAAATCAGCTAGAAGACGAGTACTGACCGACCATGCTACTGCATTACATTCGGCGAAATCTAATTTAGGGTTGGATAAGGATTGCAGCGAACAAGTGTTTGCATGTTATCAGCATGCAGTAAAGATTGTAAAAACATTCCAAACACTGTTGAAGAGTGCTGTACAAGCAATTATAACGAATGGTGATTTAGATACTGGGCTCGGTACagataaattaaaagaaatggcTTCTATAGCGTGTGAAAAGGTTTATGATACTGAAGATATAGGACCTGTAGCCACAATTAAGGGAAGCTTGATGACTATTCAACAGTTAGCAGCCAATTTAGCACAAAAAATGGCTGAATGTGAGAATGAATTGGCGATAAGTGGACACTTGTCGCAACAACAGGAACAAAACACAGATAATGAATCCTTAATGCCTATTAAGCTAAGAGCACAAGCAGCAAGAAAGAAAGCTGAAGAAATCAAGGTTCTTAGTAGAAAATTGGAAGCTAGAGATAGCGATATACTTGAAACAAGATTAGCTCTTagagaaaaacaaaatgaaTTGTGTGAAATGATCTTACGAAAGGATGTCGTAGAAAAGAAGCTTGCAACACAGCAACACGAGCATGAATTAAATGTAGAAAAGTTGAAGAGAAAATTGGAAGAAGCTCAAAATCAactaaaacgaaaagaaaaagaatttgaaGAGACGATGGACCATCTTCAAACAGATATTGACAGTTTGGAAAATGAGAGGGGTCaactgaaagaaaaattaaaatctgtTGGAAAGAAGACGATATTGTCTGGCGTAGATAATATGGCTGGAAACGCTACAACAGCATCGAGTACTCAGTCGATGGATAATAAATTCTTAATGCAAGAAATAACTGCCCTCAAGGAAGCTTTGAACAATGAAAATCaagagaagaagaaattaaTGACTGATACATTGCTTAAAAAATTAGAAAGTTTGGATCCAATAACAGTTACATCTAAATCAGTTgatgtaaaaatacaaaaactgaGAGAGAAGACTAATGATCTTACCAGA GATATCAAACACCTTATGACATTCCCCACTGTTCCTGATTTAAGACGTAAGAGACCATTAGATTTGGAAGGGCCAACACTAGAAAAAGCAATGCCAGTTTATCAACTGCTACAACGTCAGATAATTATGAGAGAATTAAAAGAACGAGTTGATCATTTAGTG GGTGAAGTTCGCGAGGAAATTGTAAAGAGAACGGCAGGAGGAATGGCTGAAGCCAATTTCGCAGTATTTCCAAATCGTGAAATGGCAGCTGCGATGCAGGAAAGTAAATTGTTTGCCGCGGAAGTTACAATTCCTCATAATGGTCCGGAGCAAGTTTTCTCTATTAATGTAGGAACGCAGGAACTTCGGAAAATTCACACTTTACTGTGTTATTAA